One window from the genome of Prinia subflava isolate CZ2003 ecotype Zambia chromosome 2, Cam_Psub_1.2, whole genome shotgun sequence encodes:
- the CRLS1 gene encoding cardiolipin synthase (CMP-forming), with protein MLAAAWLGRGSWGLLRGAARRPLGGRPGAAAAAAAAGGGVSCAAACARPPRLLRAPAAAAWRLLSGGAAPPEPPRQRGAAGPYAELYENPWTIPNILSMARMGLAPVLGYLIVEENFNVALGVFVLAGVTDLLDGFIARNWANQKSALGSALDPLADKILISVLYVSLTCANLIPAPLTSVIILRDAALIAAVFYVRYKTLSPPRTLSRYFNPCYATAQLKPTFISKMNTAVQLILVAASLAAPVFNYVDSIYLQTLWCITAFTTVTSAYSYYHYGRKTVQVIKNK; from the exons ATGCTGGCCGCcgcctggctgggcaggggctcctgggggctgctccGCGGCGCGGCGCGGAGGCCTCTGGGCGGCCGGCCCggtgcggcggcggcggcggcggcggcgggcgggggcgtCTCGTGCGCGGCCGCGTGCGCGCGGCCCCCGCGGCTGCtgcgcgctcccgccgccgccgcctggCGCCTCCtcagcggcggggccgccccgcccgaGCCCCCGCGGcagcgcggcgcggcggggccctACGCCGAGCTG TATGAGAACCCCTGGACCATCCCAAATATCCTGTCCATGGCGAGGATGGGTCTGGCGCCAGTTCTGGGCTATTTGATTGTCGAGGAGAATTTCAACGTCGCCCTCGGTGTCTTTGTCCTGGCTGGCGTGACAGACCTG CTGGATGGATTCATTGCACGGAACTGGGCTAATCAGAAATCAGCGCTGGGAAGCGCCCTCGATCCCCTGGCAGATAAAATTCTCATCAGTGTGCTCTACGTCAGCCTGACCTGTGCAAATCTTATCCCAG CTCCGCTGACCTCTGTGATCATCCTGCGGGACGCGGCGCTCATCGCTGCGGTTTTTTACGTGCGGTACAAAACCCTTTCTCCGCCG AGAACACTGAGTAGATATTTTAACCCCTGTTACGCTACTGCACAATTAAAACCAACATTCATTAGCAAG aTGAACACAGCAGTTCAGTTGATCTTGGTGGCGGCTTCTTTAGCAGCTCCTGTTTTCAATTATGTGGACAGCATATATCTGCAAACTTTATG GTGCATCACAGCTTTCACAACGGTGACATCTGCCTACAGCTATTACCACTACGGCAGGAAAACTGTCCAGGTGATCAAGAACAAGTGA